The following proteins are co-located in the Triticum aestivum cultivar Chinese Spring chromosome 1A, IWGSC CS RefSeq v2.1, whole genome shotgun sequence genome:
- the LOC123186418 gene encoding elongation factor 2, with the protein MMVGFTAVELREMMDKQNNIRNVSVIAHMNHGKSTLTKSLVAAAGIIRHEADVEVPMTDTHADVAEPGRSVRSAGTSLLYEMNKELLKAHKGERDGDKYLINLIDSPGHVDFSSEVTTALRVTDGAMLVIDAIEGVCVQTEVVLSQALTEMVKPVLCLNKMDKLFSGFQVEDAQPEFTDEQAYQIVNNVIENVNDLMTAYGGPRFQDVQFYPEKGNVAFSVGLHGWAFTLAGFAKKYAPMFGMTEADMVKKLWGDNFYDHTTKKWTSVDTGSKSCKRGFAFCCQEIKKVIKVCINNQKDELGRMLQKVGVNLRDDEKDLTGVALVKCVMQTWLPASTALLEMMICHLPSPLEAQKYRVENLYEGPLDDKYAEAIKKCDPEGPLMLYVSKMVPASDVGRFFAFGRVFSGRIAAGMKVRVMGPSYVPGMETDLCVESVQRTIIWMGKKQCDVPDVPCGNTVGLIGLDACITKSATLTSEKEVVARPIRAMKLSVCPLMFVTVNCKVPTDVSKLVQGLKRLAMSDPVVLCSQVEPGTYTVAGVGELHLEICLKDLQENFMDGVEVAVSSPPVVSFRETVRKSCDPVEKKFRNNQIRYSLSLVARPLDEEVVEAIEDGRLGPRTDHAVRSEILAKHGWDKDLGDKIWCFGPDVVGANVIVNRCKVIQNLELAKKVIVAGFEVVAKEGALAKERMHGICFEVHNVNIHADEALRHTTAQLNEMVRTALMESQLAAKPRLLEPTYIVAIQCPKSALSTIYGILHQRNGSVYEEFVREGTMLHILKAYVPVYDSFGLCKAISTATSKLVTPQCIFGYWSDMCSDPFQANAPAGQMVLDIRKRKKMGRPSFQK; encoded by the exons ATGATGGTGGGTTTCACAGCTGTAGAGCTCCGAGAAATGATGGACAAGCAGAATAACATTCGTAATGTGTCTGTTATTGCTCATATGAACCACG GCAAGTCTACCCTTACAAAATCTCTTGTGGCAGCTGCTGGGATTATTAGACATGAAGCTGATGTTGAAGTTCCCATGACTGATACTCACGCGGATGTAGCAGAGCCTGGTAGATCCGTCAGGTCTGCTGGAACCTCTCTTTTGTATGAGATGAACAAGGAATTGCTCAAGGCTCACAAAGGTGAAAGAGATGGGGACAaatacctgatcaaccttattgatTCACCTGGGCATGTCGATTTTTCTTCAGAAGTCACAACAGCTCTTCGTGTTACTGATGGCGCTATGTTGGTAATTGATGCCATCGAGGGTGTCTGTGTGCAAACTGAAGTTGTGCTCTCTCAAGCCCTTACTGAGATGGTTAAACCTGTCCTTTGTCTAAACAAGATGGACAAATTATTCTCTGGGTTTCAAGTTGAAGATGCTCAACCTGAATTTACAGATGAGCAAGCCTATCAGATTGTCAACAATGTAATTGAGAATGTCAATGACCTTATGACAGCATATGGAGGTCCCCGCTTTCAGGATGTCCAATTCTACCCCGAGaagggaaatgtggctttctctGTTGGCTTACATGGTTGGGCTTTTACACTTGCTGGTTTTGCAAAGAAGTATGCCCCTATGTTTGGAATGACAGAAGCTGATATGGTTAAGAAGCTTTGGGGTGACAATTTTTATGACCACACCACAAAAAAATGGACCAGTGTGGACACTGGCTCCAAATCCTGTAAAAGAGGATTTGCCTTTTGCTGCCAAGAAATCAAGAAAGTCATCAAAGTCTGCATTAATAACCAGAAAGATGAATTGGGGCGAATGTTGCAGAAGGTTGGGGTGAACTTGAGGGATGATGAGAAGGACCTAACAGGTGTGGCTCTTGTGAAGTGTGTCATGCAAACTTGGCTCCCAGCCAGTACTGCTCTGCTTGAGATGATGATCTGCCACCTCCCCTCTCCGTTAGAAGCACAGAAATATCGCGTGGAGAACCTGTATGAGGGCCCCCTTGATGATAAATACGCAGAAGCTATTAAAAAATGTGACCCTGAAGGTCCTCTTATGCTGTACGTTTCCAAGATGGTCCCAGCATCTGATGTGGGCAGATTTTTCGCGTTCGGTCGTGTCTTCTCCGGAAGGATTGCAGCTGGCATGAAGGTCCGGGTCATGGGGCCTTCCTATGTCCCCGGCATGGAAACTGATTTGTGCGTGGAGTCTGTCCAGCGTACCATTATATGGATGGGAAAGAAGCAATGTGACGTTCCGGATGTTCCTTGCGGTAACACTGTTGGTTTGATTGGTCTGGATGCATGCATAACAAAGAGTGCTACCCTGACAAGCGAGAAGGAGGTTGTTGCACGCCCAATCAGAGCGATGAAGCTCTCTGTATGCCCTCTGATGTTTGTTACAGTTAACTGCAAGGTTCCGACCGATGTTTCCAAACTTGTACAAGGTTTGAAGCGTCTGGCGATGTCTGACCCCGTGGTTCTGTGCAGCCAGGTAGAGCCTGGTACCTATACGGTTGCTGGAGTGGGAGAACTTCATCTGGAAATTTGCTTGAAAGATCTACAGGAAAACTTTATGGATGGTGTTGAAGTTGCTGTTTCCAGTCCGCCTGTTGTTTCCTTCCGTGAGACTGTCCGCAAGTCTTGTGATCCTGTTGAGAAAAAGTTCAGAAACAATCAAATCCGATACAGCTTGTCTTTGGTAGCCCGCCCCTTGGATGAAGAAGTAGTCGAGGCTATTGAGGATGGTCGCTTGGGTCCACGTACTGACCATGCGGTACGATCTGAGATCCTTGCTAAGCATGGTTGGGATAAGGATCTTGGCGATAAGATTTGGTGCTTTGGTCCTGATGTTGTTGGCGCCAATGTGATTGTTAATAGGTGCAAGGTAATACAGAATCTGGAGTTAGCGAAGAAAGTTATCGTGGCTGGCTTCGAGGTGGTGGCAAAAGAAGGCGCATTGGCAAAAGAAAGGATGCATGGCATATGCTTTGAGGTTCATAATGTTAATATACATGCTGATGAAGCATTGAGACATACAACTGCTCAGCTCAATGAGATGGTTAGGACAGCACTTATGGAGTCTCAGCTCGCTGCCAAGCCAAGGCTTCTCGAACCCACCTACATTGTGGCGATCCAGTGCCCTAAGAGTGCCCTCAGCACTATCTACGGAATTCTCCACCAGAGGAATGGTTCTGTGTATGAGGAGTTTGTGAGAGAAGGCACGATGCTACACATCCTGAAGGCTTACGTTCCAGTTTATGATTCCTTTGGCCTCTGCAAGGCAATCAGTACTGCAACATCTAAGCTGGTCACCCCGCAGTGTATTTTTGGATATTGGAGCGACATGTGCTCTGATCCTTTCCAGGCAAATGCGCCAGCTGGGCAAATGGTCTTGGATATCcgcaagaggaagaagatgggcaGGCCCTCTTTCCAGAAGTAG